One window of the Crateriforma spongiae genome contains the following:
- the cls gene encoding cardiolipin synthase yields MSDFLLHASTWAVVTHVTVVAALSVRVIMNRPATGVALSWILLILATPVFGSALYLMVGERRIGRRRRAGFQGLRENYRRVAETAAVEGLTNIRWDDHTPGLRGMDQIGRRLVGFPTVRGSRHRLFSKTDEILLAIARDVDQAEFSVLMEFYIWHPGGLADEVLEALIRAAGRGVHCCVLIDALGARPWWKTDQPQRLRDAGVQLHAALPVGLFRTFVGRTDLRLHRKIVVVDGHIAWTGSMNLVDPRFFKQDAGVGQWVDSMARLEGSAVALLAAVFIGDWNLESGTPLAELVERAKLRLIEPDGPSDLQVIPSGPGQSGDAQLQMILTLLNTAREEIVLTTPYLVPDESLLRAMNGASARGVTVRLIVPEKVDSFLTRYASRSYFQDLLDHDIEVYLYRDGLLHTKAITVDGQHAMFGTVNLDMRSFWLNYEVALYIYDSNFAAEIRQLQQTYLDDSDRLDPEQFAQRSFKERFLENSLRLASPLL; encoded by the coding sequence TTGAGCGACTTTCTTTTGCATGCTTCGACGTGGGCCGTCGTCACACACGTGACCGTGGTGGCCGCTTTGTCGGTTCGCGTGATCATGAATCGGCCCGCGACCGGCGTGGCGTTGTCTTGGATTCTGTTGATCTTGGCCACGCCCGTGTTCGGTTCGGCGTTGTACCTCATGGTCGGTGAACGACGCATCGGACGTCGGCGTCGTGCCGGATTTCAAGGCTTGCGGGAAAACTATCGTCGCGTCGCGGAAACCGCTGCCGTGGAAGGCCTGACGAACATCCGTTGGGACGATCACACGCCGGGGCTGCGTGGGATGGACCAGATCGGTCGTCGGCTGGTCGGATTCCCGACCGTGCGGGGCAGCCGTCATCGCCTGTTCAGCAAGACGGATGAAATCCTGCTAGCGATCGCTCGCGATGTCGATCAAGCGGAATTCAGCGTGCTGATGGAGTTCTACATCTGGCATCCTGGCGGTTTGGCCGACGAAGTCCTGGAAGCTCTGATCCGCGCGGCCGGTCGTGGCGTCCACTGTTGCGTGTTGATCGACGCCTTGGGGGCTCGGCCTTGGTGGAAAACGGACCAGCCCCAGCGTTTGCGTGACGCCGGCGTTCAGTTGCATGCCGCCCTGCCCGTCGGACTGTTTCGAACCTTCGTCGGCCGTACCGATTTGCGACTGCATCGCAAAATTGTGGTGGTTGACGGTCATATCGCCTGGACCGGCAGCATGAACCTTGTCGACCCGCGTTTCTTCAAGCAAGACGCCGGCGTCGGTCAGTGGGTGGATTCGATGGCCCGCTTGGAAGGTTCCGCCGTCGCCCTGTTGGCCGCGGTGTTCATCGGCGATTGGAATTTGGAATCCGGGACGCCATTGGCCGAACTTGTCGAACGTGCCAAATTGCGATTGATCGAACCGGACGGGCCTTCGGATCTGCAAGTGATCCCGTCGGGGCCCGGCCAATCGGGCGATGCCCAGTTGCAAATGATCTTGACGCTGTTGAATACCGCACGAGAAGAAATCGTGCTGACGACGCCGTACTTGGTTCCCGACGAATCGCTGTTGCGGGCGATGAACGGGGCTTCGGCCCGCGGTGTGACGGTGCGATTGATCGTGCCGGAAAAAGTCGACTCGTTTTTGACGCGTTACGCCAGCCGGTCTTATTTCCAAGACTTGTTGGACCACGACATCGAAGTCTATCTGTATCGTGATGGCTTGCTGCACACCAAAGCGATCACCGTGGATGGCCAACACGCGATGTTCGGAACGGTGAATCTGGACATGCGCAGTTTCTGGTTGAATTACGAAGTCGCGTTGTACATTTACGATTCGAATTTCGCGGCGGAAATCCGTCAGCTACAGCAAACCTATCTGGATGATTCCGATCGTTTGGATCCGGAACAATTTGCACAACGTAGTTTCAAAGAACGTTTCTTGGAAAATTCGCTTCGCCTGGCCAGCCCGCTGCTTTGA
- a CDS encoding endonuclease/exonuclease/phosphatase family protein: protein MTKSLRFPALCLVFFSLALALFSCAAIAEETRQSATGDDPSDLRVMTFNIRYNNPKDGADAWPKRIDMVADRIRQSSDVVGLQEARQEQIQDLAGRLDEYQWFGVGRDDGKQGGEFCPIFYRADRLKLLETKVAWLSDTPDVPGSKSWDAAITRLMTMVKFRDQKSGGVFWMINTHFDHRGPQSRIQSAKIIRTTAQQFAADYPVVVTGDFNCQPDSQPYKIITDEDDATRLADARTITQTPHQGPDSTWSGFRKVEDGRRIDFVFVTSDVQVRRHVTFGDQVGGRFPSDHLPVVAAIRFAPR from the coding sequence ATGACGAAATCTCTTCGATTCCCCGCGTTGTGTTTGGTCTTTTTCTCGTTGGCGCTTGCACTATTTTCCTGTGCCGCCATCGCCGAAGAAACCCGGCAGTCCGCCACCGGCGACGACCCGAGCGATCTGCGGGTGATGACGTTCAACATTCGCTACAACAACCCCAAAGACGGCGCCGATGCGTGGCCCAAGCGTATCGACATGGTGGCCGATCGAATTCGCCAGTCCTCCGATGTGGTCGGTCTGCAGGAAGCTCGCCAGGAACAGATTCAAGACCTTGCCGGGCGTCTGGACGAATACCAATGGTTCGGTGTCGGCCGCGACGACGGTAAGCAGGGTGGCGAGTTTTGTCCGATCTTTTATCGTGCCGATCGGTTGAAATTGTTGGAAACGAAAGTCGCTTGGTTGTCGGATACCCCGGATGTCCCCGGCAGCAAAAGTTGGGATGCGGCGATCACGCGACTGATGACCATGGTCAAGTTTCGCGATCAAAAATCGGGCGGCGTGTTTTGGATGATCAACACCCACTTTGATCATCGTGGACCGCAGTCGCGTATCCAAAGCGCGAAAATCATTCGCACGACCGCACAGCAGTTCGCCGCAGATTACCCGGTCGTCGTCACCGGCGATTTCAACTGTCAGCCCGACAGTCAGCCGTACAAGATCATCACCGATGAAGATGACGCAACACGATTGGCCGATGCACGGACCATCACTCAAACGCCGCACCAAGGGCCCGATTCGACATGGTCGGGTTTTCGTAAGGTGGAAGATGGACGACGAATCGATTTCGTTTTCGTCACGTCCGATGTTCAAGTCCGTCGTCACGTCACGTTTGGCGACCAAGTCGGTGGCCGTTTCCCATCGGACCACTTGCCGGTGGTCGCCGCCATTCGTTTCGCGCCGCGCTGA
- a CDS encoding c-type cytochrome — MKTNLTRWRSLIAAVALIPCLYAWSTWAESPKQTEIPEHSMPQGPLGDVIRLGQKIVNETDTHPLSKPFVGNALACRSCHLDGGTHPKAASFLNVATAYPAWSPREQRVITLEDRALNCFMRSMNGTRPPNGSEVSVAITTYITWLSKGETMAMNPSRPLGPNHVQPLTIDPSAADRERGETLYADHCAYCHGEAGEGGDDGPPVWGDESYNDGAGLARNAKLASWLKVAMPLDDPYLTEQQSLDVAAYINSHSRPKFILEEHLPSPDRMGEYNGQEPPK, encoded by the coding sequence ATGAAAACGAATTTGACTCGGTGGAGGTCTTTGATCGCCGCGGTCGCTTTGATTCCCTGCCTGTACGCTTGGTCCACCTGGGCTGAATCGCCAAAGCAGACGGAAATTCCGGAGCATTCCATGCCGCAGGGTCCGTTGGGCGACGTCATCCGGTTGGGGCAAAAAATCGTCAACGAAACAGACACGCACCCGTTGTCCAAACCTTTCGTCGGAAACGCTTTGGCGTGCCGATCGTGTCACTTGGACGGCGGAACACATCCCAAGGCGGCCTCATTTTTGAACGTCGCGACGGCCTATCCGGCGTGGTCTCCGCGAGAACAGCGTGTGATCACTTTGGAAGATCGTGCATTGAACTGCTTCATGCGCAGCATGAATGGGACTCGGCCGCCCAACGGCAGCGAGGTGTCGGTCGCCATCACGACCTACATCACTTGGCTGTCAAAAGGTGAAACGATGGCGATGAATCCATCGCGACCGCTGGGGCCGAATCATGTCCAGCCACTAACGATTGATCCGTCGGCCGCGGATCGGGAACGTGGTGAAACACTGTACGCCGATCATTGCGCGTACTGTCACGGCGAGGCGGGCGAAGGCGGCGACGACGGTCCGCCGGTTTGGGGCGACGAATCGTACAACGACGGCGCGGGTCTGGCACGGAACGCGAAACTGGCATCGTGGTTGAAGGTGGCGATGCCTTTGGATGATCCCTATTTAACCGAACAGCAATCGCTGGACGTCGCGGCGTATATCAATTCGCATTCGCGACCGAAGTTCATCTTAGAAGAACACTTGCCCAGCCCCGATCGCATGGGCGAATACAACGGGCAAGAACCGCCGAAATGA
- a CDS encoding sulfatase family protein: MNRLCFSLLFIGVAVASSSVAPNRVAADVAPVPKTIVPKRMEDVTPRNVVFILSDDHRYDAMSFMGHPLAKTPHMDAMAKNGVHLKNAFVTTSLCSPSRASILTGLYTFRHRVIDNQRAVPDGTVFFPQYLQKAGYQTGFIGKWHMGSANDDPRPGFDYWFSFKGQGQYYPPGPNYTINENGKRVPQDGYITTVLTDKAVNFIKDNADADQPFFLYLSHKAVHGPFTPEPKYKSSLAELPFTLPSSSALLSDNLRNRPRWLLDQRNSWHGMDFPLHTGSPVEAFYKSYCEALRSVDDSIGAVMQQLKDLGIHDETLVIYMGDNGYMFGEHGLIDKRVAYETSSRVPMLMQCPEILPAGTVVDEVVANIDIAPTVMQAMGLEKPSYMDGQSFLPLALGQDVPWRDYFLYVYYWEQNYPQTPTHFSLRGDQYKYTTYYGLWDTDELFDIQADPMEQNNLIYDPQYADVKQQMQTRLYDMMDDLGGMEIPLNPPRGRQQNKRLRKRGGVKSADFPEAMIVDEPLRKELK; encoded by the coding sequence ATGAACCGACTTTGTTTTTCGTTGCTTTTCATCGGTGTTGCCGTTGCGTCGTCTTCCGTGGCACCGAATCGGGTGGCTGCCGACGTGGCGCCGGTTCCCAAGACGATCGTTCCCAAGCGGATGGAAGACGTAACGCCGCGTAACGTCGTGTTCATCCTTTCCGATGATCATCGATACGATGCGATGAGCTTTATGGGGCATCCGTTGGCGAAAACCCCACACATGGATGCGATGGCAAAGAACGGCGTGCATCTGAAGAACGCGTTCGTGACCACTTCGCTGTGTTCGCCAAGCCGTGCGTCGATTCTGACCGGGTTGTACACGTTTCGGCACCGCGTGATCGACAACCAGCGTGCCGTTCCCGATGGCACCGTGTTCTTTCCGCAGTATCTACAGAAAGCCGGATATCAAACCGGTTTCATCGGCAAGTGGCACATGGGAAGTGCCAACGATGACCCACGCCCCGGTTTCGATTATTGGTTCAGCTTCAAAGGACAGGGTCAGTACTATCCACCAGGACCGAACTATACGATCAACGAAAACGGCAAACGTGTTCCCCAGGACGGTTACATCACCACCGTTCTGACCGACAAGGCGGTGAACTTTATTAAAGACAACGCCGACGCAGATCAGCCGTTCTTTCTGTACTTGTCGCATAAGGCGGTGCACGGTCCATTCACGCCCGAACCGAAATACAAGAGCAGCTTGGCGGAATTGCCGTTCACTTTGCCATCGTCGTCCGCGTTGCTGTCGGACAACTTGCGAAACCGCCCACGTTGGTTATTGGACCAACGCAACAGCTGGCACGGGATGGATTTTCCACTGCACACCGGCAGTCCGGTGGAGGCGTTTTACAAAAGTTATTGTGAAGCACTGCGGTCGGTCGACGACAGCATCGGTGCGGTGATGCAGCAGCTGAAAGACCTGGGCATCCATGACGAAACCCTGGTCATTTACATGGGCGACAACGGTTACATGTTTGGCGAACACGGGTTGATCGACAAACGCGTCGCCTATGAAACGTCCAGCCGCGTTCCCATGCTGATGCAGTGTCCGGAAATTCTGCCCGCCGGCACGGTGGTCGACGAAGTGGTCGCCAACATCGACATCGCGCCGACGGTGATGCAGGCGATGGGCCTGGAGAAACCTTCCTACATGGACGGCCAGAGCTTTCTGCCTTTGGCGTTGGGCCAGGACGTTCCCTGGCGAGACTACTTTCTGTACGTCTACTACTGGGAACAAAACTATCCGCAAACGCCGACCCACTTTTCGTTGCGCGGCGACCAATACAAGTACACGACCTACTACGGTCTTTGGGACACCGATGAATTGTTTGACATCCAAGCGGATCCGATGGAGCAAAACAACTTGATCTATGATCCCCAGTACGCGGACGTCAAGCAGCAGATGCAAACACGCTTGTACGACATGATGGACGATCTGGGTGGCATGGAAATTCCGCTGAACCCGCCGCGTGGTCGCCAGCAAAACAAGCGGCTTCGTAAACGCGGTGGCGTCAAGTCAGCTGATTTTCCCGAA
- a CDS encoding Tex family protein, which translates to MQSIARELNLPEHQVVAVIELLEEGNTIPFIARYRKEATGGLDEIALRAIEDALERHNALQARKATVLKTIDEQGALTAELRKQIEQCTDMRALEALYLPYKPKRRTRATIAREKGLQPLADLLLKQTRLPKSKSQVLQDFVDAQRDVPDADAALAGALDIVAEQWSEDASVRQWMVEKGTKYGQITSAVKRGKKDEAEKYEAYLDRSESAARIPGHRLLAMLRGEAEGVLRIGLQMEDDRAIAHLRSTFLRNRSFEFAAELADAAEDCFVRLLQPATQSTVLQMLKEKADQEAIEVFGKNLNELLMAPPAGPRVTIGIDPGFRTGCKVAVVDGTGKFLENTTIYPTPPKSDTAGAEAKLLGLIRKHSVELIAIGNGTASRETDAFVGQLIRDHKLSVTKVMVSESGASIYSASELAGKEFPDLDVTVRGAISIARRLQDPLAELVKTDPKSIGVGQYQHDVNQTQLRKCLDRTVESCVNRVGVDLNMASVPLLSRVAGIGPKLAENIVQYRNDNGRFSNRKELVQVPKLGKKAFQQAAGFLRIRGGDEPLDNSAVHPESYPVVGRMARELKADLNSLVGNATLSQKLQPESFVDDRFGIPTIRDIIAELGKPGRDPRSEFKVARFDDAVQSMDDLREGMVLEGVITNVTHFGAFIDLGVHQDGLIHISQLANQFVDDPSDVVSVGDVVRVKVLEVDLDRKRIAVSKKALG; encoded by the coding sequence ATGCAATCGATTGCCCGTGAATTGAATCTTCCCGAACACCAGGTCGTTGCGGTGATCGAGTTGTTGGAAGAAGGCAACACGATTCCTTTTATCGCCAGGTATCGCAAAGAAGCCACCGGCGGTCTGGACGAAATCGCTTTGCGTGCGATCGAAGACGCCTTGGAACGACACAACGCCCTGCAGGCTCGCAAGGCGACGGTGCTGAAGACGATCGATGAACAGGGCGCACTGACCGCTGAACTCAGAAAACAAATCGAACAGTGCACCGACATGCGTGCGCTCGAAGCGTTGTATCTGCCTTACAAACCCAAACGGCGTACACGCGCGACGATTGCTCGGGAAAAAGGTCTGCAACCGCTGGCCGATTTGCTGTTGAAGCAAACGCGGTTGCCCAAGTCGAAATCGCAAGTCCTGCAAGACTTCGTTGACGCCCAACGCGATGTGCCCGATGCCGATGCAGCGTTGGCAGGCGCGCTGGACATCGTCGCCGAACAGTGGAGCGAAGATGCGTCGGTCCGCCAATGGATGGTGGAAAAGGGGACCAAGTACGGACAGATCACTTCGGCAGTGAAACGCGGCAAGAAGGACGAGGCCGAAAAGTACGAAGCGTATTTGGATCGATCGGAATCAGCTGCCCGAATCCCGGGGCACCGATTGCTGGCGATGTTGCGTGGCGAAGCCGAAGGCGTGCTGCGGATCGGTTTGCAGATGGAGGACGATCGTGCGATTGCGCACCTCCGGTCGACATTCCTGCGGAACCGTTCGTTCGAGTTTGCGGCCGAGTTGGCCGATGCCGCCGAAGATTGTTTTGTGCGGTTGTTGCAGCCTGCGACTCAGTCCACTGTCTTGCAAATGCTGAAGGAAAAAGCCGACCAGGAAGCGATCGAAGTCTTCGGCAAAAACCTGAACGAACTGCTGATGGCGCCACCCGCCGGCCCGCGTGTGACCATCGGTATCGATCCGGGGTTCCGCACCGGTTGTAAAGTTGCGGTGGTCGATGGGACCGGAAAGTTCCTGGAAAACACGACGATCTATCCGACACCGCCGAAGTCGGACACCGCGGGCGCGGAAGCGAAACTTCTGGGATTGATCCGGAAACACAGTGTCGAACTGATCGCGATCGGCAACGGCACCGCCTCACGCGAAACCGATGCGTTCGTCGGACAACTGATTCGCGATCACAAACTGTCGGTGACCAAAGTCATGGTCAGTGAATCGGGCGCGTCGATCTATTCGGCCAGCGAATTGGCGGGCAAAGAGTTTCCCGATTTGGATGTCACCGTCCGCGGTGCGATCAGCATTGCCCGACGTCTGCAAGACCCGCTGGCTGAACTGGTCAAGACGGATCCCAAATCGATCGGGGTCGGCCAGTACCAACACGATGTCAACCAAACGCAATTGCGAAAGTGTTTGGACCGTACGGTCGAAAGCTGTGTGAATCGCGTCGGCGTGGACTTGAACATGGCCAGTGTTCCGTTGTTGTCACGTGTCGCGGGCATCGGTCCCAAGTTGGCCGAGAACATCGTTCAGTATCGAAACGACAACGGGCGATTTTCTAACCGCAAAGAACTGGTTCAGGTCCCGAAGTTGGGCAAAAAGGCGTTCCAGCAAGCCGCCGGGTTCCTGCGCATCCGTGGTGGCGATGAACCGCTGGATAATTCTGCCGTGCACCCGGAAAGCTATCCGGTCGTCGGACGTATGGCGCGTGAGTTGAAGGCTGATCTGAACAGTCTGGTCGGCAACGCGACGCTGAGCCAAAAATTGCAACCCGAGTCATTTGTCGATGATCGCTTTGGTATTCCCACCATTCGTGACATCATCGCGGAGTTGGGCAAACCCGGACGCGATCCGCGTAGTGAGTTCAAGGTTGCACGATTCGATGATGCGGTGCAATCGATGGATGACCTGCGCGAAGGCATGGTGCTGGAAGGCGTCATCACGAATGTCACCCACTTCGGCGCTTTCATCGATCTTGGTGTGCATCAGGACGGCTTGATTCACATTTCTCAATTGGCCAATCAGTTCGTCGATGATCCATCCGACGTGGTTTCGGTCGGCGATGTTGTCAGAGTCAAAGTGTTGGAGGTGGATTTGGATCGCAAACGCATCGCGGTTTCCAAGAAGGCACTTGGCTAG